The Anopheles maculipalpis chromosome 3RL, idAnoMacuDA_375_x, whole genome shotgun sequence genomic sequence AGATAGCAGCGCACAGGCGCACTATTTACTGTGTTGTGTGAGCGCGTCAATACTGTCGGAACACGGACGGGGCCGTatgcacaacacaaaaacaaatcacacacaaacccgaCTGACTGACCGGGTTgactctgcttttttttctcttcttcttgctgtTCCGCAAACCAGGACGGACATAATGGGGGATGATGTTGTGTGTAAAGAGGGGTTGGTTTTGGTGCACCACTTGTGACATCCCTCTGTGGGTatttgcacacacaaaacacaacgcacacacgcatatacacacacaacagacACGACACACAACCGTACCGCACACGGGGTGGTGggctttgcttctttttttctacacCCCTTCGCAAATGGGGGATGATAGTGGCAATTCATGCCACTCCATATATTCTCCCCAAGTTCGCGACGTTTCGATCGCATTCGATTCACTTTCCAGATGAACGGTTTTGCTATCCTTggcaagaaagcaaaaaactgAACGGATTGTGGTAGATGGAAGATTTTGGCAACCAAAGCTTGCGAGAACCGAACCAATAGGAAGGAGAGGAATACTTTTGatgataaaattgtttttggaCACTCATCACGCAGTACTTCGAGGCACACTTCCATGCCCATATTCTtaaccaaaagcaaaaaaaaaacataaacgaaaCACACTCACTAGATTTCGGGGTGTAAGCACTTGGCGCTTCTGCTCACGTACAGTAGTAGTACACAATCGACTCGCAATGCAACCAAAGCGACACGTACGTATTTTGCGATATCTGCTGAAGTCGTTCCTCTCCGACTGTACTCTAGCATCCACATTCAAACGAATCCACACCACTTGGGActgattgttgttgctgcgtcTATAAACGAAACCTTCGCAAAGGCGTGTTGCTCGTTGCCATTTATTTGACCAAACGCTCGAACAGTGAAGAATGGAACAGAACGCGCAAGCGAAGCGATAAATACAGTACACACACGGGACTTGATTTCACGTGAGGTCTAGGTTGGGCGTCCGCACCGTTTTAAAACTACTTTGCGTGTGTgatgaaataatatttttcttttactcccGCTGACAGCATTCCGCACCTAGAGCGAGCCCAGCCAGAAACGTCAACAGCATGTTGACAGCTGTGTGAATTACAAAGCACGGTTAACACACATGTTCTTGAGAATGGGAAAAATAGAACTAGGTGTGCGGAtgattttatgtgtttttgagCTATTTTTGTACAAGTTGCCTCGTTAATTGAATTATTAGCTCGCATAACTCTTTaagaaacacatacaaaatgaaagagaaatgTTAACATCCGATCGCTGTTTGTCTTGAAGGCTGTCAATATCAGTTGTCTGCTGGGTGTACCGTTGGTACGGTTTATCAACACAGCCCACTTCTGGGACGTAAATCGCAGtaaaaaagtatgcaattcgtATAAAAACTCTAACTCTATAAAGTGTTTTGGTGCAAATTTGAAGCCATTAGTTTAATGTTTGTGTTGTAAAGTTGTACATTTTCCACTAGAAACCTGCATTCGAGATCACATTTAGGCTAACGGTGCCTCGGTTGACCTCGTTTCCTTCACGGTAAGAAGAACCTTTGACCTATGTGCCGAGGTTTGGTTGGTGTATTTGTGTAACTTTGTTTACAACCTTACTATCTGCCAGGGTCTGCTTATCAAGTAAAGCAATCGAATATTATCCAGCAGAGCAGGAGAGTAAATTTAGGTAACCCTTCCAGGCTCTGAGCTATGGTGGTGGCCGCAGGAGCCCGAAAAGAACTGCACAATGGGGGGTTACGCGCGCCCTGTATTATCATCAGATAATGCAAGAATAGCTTTATCATTCCGTACCCAGTTCACGattgttttcctattttttttttgcgcgcaTAGCGATAAGTAGAGTAAAGTGTAGCTTGATACGGTACAGACGTACGTTTTGCGCgcttcatttaattttctcatTATTCAATAACCCCAcacatttattttgatttcgttttagtGCTCaagtttccgtttgttttgttgctcctGTTGCCGGTCGCTTAAAGATGTCCCTTTCGAAACCGATTTACAACCTGCTCGGTTCCTATCTGGAACAACTGTTCGAGCATCCGCTACGCACGAAAGCCCTAACGAGGTAAGGCTATTCAGTTCAGCAGCCACAACTGGTTTGCTTttgccactactactactgctactactttccttttttttctttcgatctGCAGCTGCGTTATTGCATCGTCCGCAAACTTGGTCTCACAGAAGCTTGGTGGTGCGAAGCAAGTGAACACGGACTCGGTTCTGGCGTACGGGCTGTTTGGGCTGATCTTCACCGGTCCGCTGTCCCATTTCTTCTACAGCTGGTTAGATCGTATAACGAACGACAGTCGGTTCAAgaagctgctgatgctgctgggaGAACGGGCACTCTTTGCGCCAGCAATTACCGCACTGTCGCTGTATTTTATCTCGCGATTTGAGTACAAAAGTCACGATGAAGCGTTCGGCAATTTGATTACCCAGTTTCAGAGCATTCTGCGGGGCAATTGGAAATACCTGACGCTGCCCGTGTTTATCAACTTCAACTACATTCCACCGATGGTAAGGGACGGCGAGATTCAAACAGAGTTGCAGTTTACAAAAAATTTCTCAACTAAACAACCATAACCATTTATTTTGTAGCTACGCGTTCTGTTTGCTAATATCATCGGTTTCTGCTGGATGGTCGTGCTTTCCACCAAGAGAAGGAAAGCGGAACAGCGTCGTCAGGCAAGTCAGGAGAAGGGCAAGTCTTCCTAATAATCTAAAATTCGACGTGAAATAAACAAAGCTCAACTGACCGGCGGCTgccagcaacagcacacaacTGCATTTGATTGTATCATTTAATTCCAGTGCTTTTGGGTtggaaaacgaacgaaaacatGCACGCACTGCGCTATCAATAGATAAGGGGTTCGGGAACGAAAAAAGAGGGTTGAAAATGTGTTTAGTCTATTAAGTGTTCAAGTggatattttgcttttgttgaaaataatgaataaaatcatTTACGAGCGGGATTTGAATATTATAACGTTCGGAGTTTTCTTCGTAGAGGTGTGGATGACCGTCAATAATATAAGAACATTTTCAGGTTCTACTAGCCGATTCCATGATTCTTCCAGTAACGGAAACATGTTCCTAAAATGTTTAACtaacttttaccaaaaaaaCTAGGTCGATTCATTGAAAATTGGCTTCTAAATCTCAGTTTTACCTGACATGCAATAGCAcgtggtcttattttattggcggTCACTGTATGCTTTCTACCAAACATTGATCATTTTGCCAGTATTGAGAGTATTTGagtatgtgtttctttttattcaccTGCTAAGAGGTGTTCCATATGATCGTCTTCTGTATCCGGAATACGGTAGAAAGAGCAAATAAACGTTTGTATGCTTGCTACATATATATAGGTAGGTGGTTTGCTAAATATCCGTCAATCTTCTAGCGCAGGTTAAAagtgtgtgtctttttattaaaataattaaaagaatATCAAACGAATGACTAGAGAGAGGCAAACTAATATTGCAATCAAACGGCTGCACAATTTGTAACCCgactgtaaaataaaaactttaaaagcAGCAATTGCACGAATATTGTTAATCtttcaataaaattcaaaagctaattgcattttgtgttgctgttaGTTTTACACCTACGGTGCTATTGCGATTAAATAATGTTATGCGAAATGACGCAGATCTAACGCATGATATGGATATCAAAGGGATCGATCACTGACGGGCTGATCTCCTTCAGAGGTTTCGTAATGTACAGGATTTTGATTGACACACCGCTTAGTGTTTTACAAAGCTGTTGTGGTGCATGGGGAGAAAACGACACACGCACAGGCACTGGCCCTGAAATTCATATCCGTAAAGACCTTTTGATGTTTAAGAACGTAGTTTTATCCTGAATGGACGTATTGTAAATAGGATGGCCATCATCCTGTTTTGGAGTGATGTTCGTGTGCAGTAAGTAGAATTTAGTTGACTGTGCGTCCGGAGGAACCATCGACGATAGCTATACGGACATATTTGCagattatgtgtgtgtgtgtgtttaacgTGGACAATTTAACTCTTGCTACGGCTACGGCTTCTCGAGTGACTGCCACGGCTGTGGTAGCTACTGCCGCTCGAAGGAGACGATGGCGTCGGTCTACGATACGGTATTGGACGTTTGCGTGCACTAATGGGGCCCCGATCCGTCACGAAAATACGATACACATTCCACGAGGCAAGCAGTTAAGTGTTAGAAGAAATACAGTTGAGAAAACAATATGTATTAGTTGGATTaggttaataaaaaaaggtcGATGACTCCCAGTGTGATTGCTAAAATACTCACTCAACTCAGgatcgataaaataaaatcaagcaTACTAGAAAACTATGAAGAGCAGGtaatgcgcacacacacacactactggATGTAACTTAATAAAAATAGCTTAAaataatagaaacaaaaaaaaaatgtaataaaattatcaGGATAAGAGGAAATATATTTCACCAATTAATTCAAAACTATACAATATAATGCATGTgaattgtcctttttttttaaatgactgAGAGGGTTCAAGGTATTTAATGGTTTGCTGGCTATACACAAAAGCTTTTCTATTACCCCAAACGGGTAAATGGGTATCCGACGATTGATctttaaatgataaaatggTGGGCAGaatatgcgtttgtgtgtgtcaaCTATCTAACGATCAGCTCGATGATCCTGACGCCGAGGGTAAGATCTGGAAGAGGATCGAGACCGGTGTGCCGACGGTCGGTTAGGTGAACGTCTGTCACCGCGCGACCGCCGCCCCACCCGGTCACCGTACCGTTGTCTCCGTTGCGATAAACTTCTCGAGCGTGCCCGGGAGCGAGAAGAGTGCCCGCGCGATGAGATGGACGAATCAGACGATCGGGACCTCGAGCGGGATGGATGCCGACGCCGACCGAGATCTTGACGCGTTCGAAAACTACGGGGCGGGGAGCGGGATGTGCTGTAGGTTAGGAATCACGGGAGGTGAAGGTATTGcataataattgaaacaaatgaagcagaattaataaaaaaacacaaaagaaacaatagaACGTAAATGTTTTGTTCACACAATAATACCATCTAGAACAAAATGTGCGCTTGAACTCAGgataaaataagtaaaagtAAACACATGACTGGCGCGTGTCGCAGGTGAATTTGCAGAAAGAGGAAGCAAAAGCTTCACCTCACTTACCTGGTAATACGGCGTCGATCGAGAAACGAGGGCGATCCTGCCCGACGCGGTATCGATGGTGAACGGGACGCGGTACGGGATCGTGGGGAAGATTGTGATGAATGGCTGCTGGAACGGCTTCTCGACCTGCTACTGCCACGGTCCGTTGAACTGCGACTGTGCGACGAAGAGGATCGACTGCGCGAGCGGGAACTTCCCGATCCACTGCTGGAGCTACTGTAGCTACGAGACCTGGCACAGAAGAGAAGATAAGGAGGTGAAAAATAATTCCGAAAACAATTCGAAACCATTTATAGGGTTTATCGAATTGCTTTACGATTTGAACGCTTTATTTCGTCGATTATGAGATCAGCGACCTACGCGGCTTACGTTGAATTTGGCATACTTGAACATATGGGATTGAAAATGCGTATGGGTGGAATGGAATTGCTGGATGGAATCGACGAAGTACACCGCTCAAATAAGTATCTAGTTAAAAATTATAAAGCTTACTTATGCGAACGGGAACGAGAACGCGATCGTGATCTCGAGCGGCTGCTCCTGGTGCTCGGGCGTGTTTTACTACCGGTCGTCGTGGGTAGCTTTTCCTTTGCCGTGCCGGATATTTTCTCCTTCAGTATACTATCGACCGCATGTAGTATCGTTGTCTTTGCCAGACTGGCCGCCACTTCGGAACCGTTCGCAACTGCACACGCACCGACCGTGCTAAGTATCTCATGGATATCCTTCTTCATTtgtgtactgctgctgctgctgccctcCTCCTGTCCGACACCACCAGATGAAGACTTCTCGGTTGAAATGATCTGCTTGATGGATTCTGCTTTGCTAGCGCTAGCAGATTGAGCCGAttggtttggtttcgtttgcAGCAGCTCTCGTTCGCGCATTTCACCTACACGTTCTTCGAGCGGCGCTTTACCCGCGGACAATCCAACGACCTTCATCGCTAtggtactactgctgctacttccACCTGCGGCGCCACCTGCCACTTCGGAAccagattttttcttctccaagctttgctttgctttcgcTGCCAGATCGTGCTTTAACGCTTTTAGCAGCGTTAGATCTTTCTCCTGCTCGCGGTTTTCATCGTAAATGGGAAGGAAAGCGTCCAGATGATCGTCCCGGTCACGGTGGTGCGTACCTTTACCTTCCTGCTGTCCCCGCTCGCCGGCATCACTATCGGATTGGGATTGTTCCGATTCGGGTGAGTGTAGCTTCACGACGGGCTGCTGCTGTACCGTCGTGGATGAAGTAGAAGTGGAGGACGATTTCTTGGCTTTCGATTTTCTTACCGAATCGATTCTCTCTGGACTGCGTGTTTCGGGACGTTCATTTGCCGCTGCTTTCGTTGTACGAGCGGCGGACGGTGAAGCTTGCCGTTCGTGGCGACGTTTTCTCACCTCAGGCGAACGGGATCGGGACTTTCCTCTCTTTGACGAAGGAAGAGGCGATAAGGTTGATGATTTTTCAGATGATTTTACAGAAGGTTGCGGAGGAGGGACAGTTGCAACTGGTTTGTCGCGCTTCTTTGTATCGGGTGGTGATCCTGTACCAGACGTCTCCTTTTTCTTCGGCGAAGATGACGCAGTCGATCGGCGACGTTTCGAGCGGGAACGAGAACGATCTCTTTGCGGACTCGCCGAAGGACGACGGACTTTTGCTTTGCGTTCCACTGTATCGTTTTTGTCGGAACGCTCCCGTACGGGACTGACAGCACGGTCCAATTTTTTTGACGAGCGTGGTGAAATTGAAGCGGCTTGCTTAACGGGTTTATTTGCCTGCTCTTCTCCATTTGCATCTGCGCTTGGTTTCAGACGTTCGAGTATGTCGCTATATCGTTCCGGATTTCTTCTTGCAGGAGAGTAATCTAAATCTGATTCTTCCTCTTCCGATGATGATGTAGCTTGCTTTTCATGAACCTTCTTTGGAGGACtgggctgttgctgctgttgctggtgacGAATTGACTTTTCTGCCTTATCAGAAGAACTCGTATCAGACTGATGGCGCGTTGCAGCTTTCGGCGATGCAGATCTTTTTCGATTCTTAGTCTCACTAGCAGCATTCGTATTCGATTTGGATTTACGATCCACTGACCGGCGGGGTGATTTTTCACGCTTTTTCGCCGCGATTTGATCCTCTTCTTCTCGTTGACGACGTGGTGGAGAccgattttccttctttttaggACTCGCCGAACGTTTTCGCACTGGGTCACGTTCACGGTCACGATTATTTTCCCGACCTTTATCGCGATCGTCATGCCGACGGTCCCTATCACGCGACCGATCTACGTCCTGCTCCCTGTCGCGATCCCTATTTCGATCACGGCCATCCGCCCGTTCTCGATTTCTATCGAGCTCCGACTGCTTCGATGGCGTGCAGTCTCGTCGATTATTGTGTTTAGATTTTTCCACACTAGACCCCCGTCCTACAGGACGGTTCGGGCGCCGTCTTTGGCTTCCCGAACGTGACCGCGATCGGGAATGCGATCTATCGTTGCGTTCGTGCTCAGGTGAACGTTCCCGGCGTCGATTTCTCGAACGACTACGGCGGGGACGATCGTCATGTACACGATTACTGTCTCGATCACGATAGCGATTAAAATAGTTTCCATCGCCACGATGATTGTTACCGAAACGATTTTCTTCATATCGGTCGGATCGATACGGTCCTCGTCGAACGTTATTGTTACATCGGTCCCGGCTAGATTCACGAGTCCGACGACCATCGGTACGATTTCGACTGTTCGAGCGATCCCTACGCCCAACGTTGCGATCAAACGAACGCCTGCTTCTTTCCTCGTGGCGAGGTTCGGAAGGTTTAATAACCCTGTCTTCCTTGCGTTTATCTGGCTGTTTCTGTTCTTCCAGCGGAGTCTTCTTATTTACAGCATCTGGAGATCTACAATGATTGTTTTTTCGATTAGATTTTAGTTGTGTTAGGCACAAACACGAATACTTACTTGTTACGCGACGGTGACCGGGATTttgccttcttctttttggagGACTTCTTTTTCTGTGAAGGAAAGGGAAAGGAGATATCGAAACACTTTTAGTTGAACGTTAGCAGCATTGCGATTTACAGCATTCAAAAGATCAGAAACAtctaagaaacaaaaaacgtattCAAATGGCAATTCATTTTACTATGAACtaatgtaaattttaattggAATGAATAATATTCTAAGTAAGTATGACACAGGAAGTGCGGCAATGCAATCAAACAGAACCGTACGTATATTTGGTTGAgtcaatgaaaataaaaatataaaataaaattataaaatcattttatatcacaaagaacaaatgattttaaaaaatcaggaaaacgtaaaaaaagcaCCGTCAATCACACAAAAAGACAATCAATTAAtaaatatctgaaaaataaaaaaaatcttgtaaacgaaacacgaaacaaacTATAAAACAATAGTCAACGAtaataaaacatacatatacaAAGCTATTTAagaatatatgtatatattggTGTATAGGTTTATGTTGATTTCGATTTAGAATAAGTAAACTATTACAAAAATACCTTCAGATCTTAATTTTTCGATCAAGAGTTCCGCTTTTAATTATGCGATAAAAAGAAAGTGTTACAACAGTTGAATAATATAatcaaacacagacacacagagaCAGAGGAGAGTTGTTAGAGATTGTTCATTGATTTGGTAGTAGGTAATGCTGTTTAAAAATTACTCCGCTTCATTCCGAGCCACAAAATCAACTAAAGCGtttggtttttccttcttctagccattttaaaacagaaacacaacaTTCGAATGAAAAGATAATAGTTTCCAACAAGCCGAAATGACAAGGAAGTTGTGTACATATAGAGCgcatagagagagaaagagacttCGTTATGCTGTGATAAAGATAATAAGATGTAATGATTGTgctttcattccttttttttaaagagaaaATGCCCCATTGTTTCGTAATCGGTACAAGTTTTCCCTGATTAAGTTGGTAGCAGACAGAATATTCACATTGGGACaggtgtatatatatatagatagGTGTTCAAAAAAGCGCATAATGGTTAGTATCATATGGGGTTTCAAATATACAGTACAGTACCAATTAATAGCCGTGAATCTGGTAACTGGCGTGCAATGTGGGACCTACCTTTTCCTTCTTGGAGGactttttcttccgtttgttgctgctttcgCGTTCCGAGTCGGAGGATGCATCACTTTTGGAATCGGAATCCGATTCCGAGTCGGACGTATCGCTATCATCGCCACGATGAGATTTCTTCGAgtgtttcttcttcgttctaaATGTTTTCGGggacgtttttgtttttgtttttccattcacCACCAAGATCCCATCGGTTCGATCAAAACCAAaaagtaaaaggaaaaaaataatcgaaatAGTGTGTTAACATCAGAAGCGAAATagcaaaaacaggaaaaacaatGCTAACGCGAGAGTGATCTTAATACCaattcccgtttttttttcacgaatGATAGAGGTACAAATATATATAATAACATGAGCAAAACACCGCTGATTCTGCACAACATTTGAGATCGCAGACGTTGCGCTGCATTTGGGAAAAGCTTCAGatatttttgtgtatgtgtgtgtgtgggtttctttttttttttgaatactaTTGGATTAAACATttcaaagaaacaaataaaaagaaaaacgatcgtGTGAGCAATACTGATCAGATGATCATGTTtctcaaaaaaatcaattatttttatatcaatTAATTAgcctaaaaataataaactatgCACAAGATAAATGTAAAAGCACGGGTTAGTGTAAATGCTACTTTGGTGCGTTACTTGCGTCAAACGCTTGAACTTCGTATATTGTTGAAgataaaaacacattatttGCTTCCGTAATTTTTAAGCACAAAACTTAGAAAACGCCCATACCATTAGACGTAAAATAAACGGCTTTTTTGTCGTAATCAGAACGGACATTTGTcattagaattttataaattaatctAGGGTTTGGGttagttttttgaaaagtaGTAACGGTATGAACATTTCATCGAtagtttttttgaattttttcttctgtttcttcaCTTTGGATGATGTAAATATTGTAATTGCAGGATGTTAGAAACAACATTCatctcaaaacaaaataaaccacaACTAGAAGGATATAGTAGCTAATTCCATTAGAGAACAAAATTGTTGTTAAATGTAAGAGAAAAGTAGTAAACGGGTAACCGCAGCTGTTTAAATgggaataattaatttttacctTTCCATCACAtgttaaatatattttcatcatattATTGGTCTGTCTTTCGGTggaaaaaaggagagaaaaaagaataaaataagaaaaaggttccttgtttggttttgtgtttgttcatCGGTTGTTGGGAAATAcatgtggctttttttttaggtaGAATAATAACATCCTATTtgcatcgcttttttttattggttaacataacaatgaaaacaaaaacattcgaaTCCAAAAACAGTACACTATGGCTAAAATATGCTGAAGAAGTAAGAAAATCCTAACCTAAGAATGTAACGCAACAAAAGAAATTGTAAATCGGGAAGAATGCCAACAAATTGAGATAGAAAAACATAATACAGTGGCTGCAGAGAACATACAGAACAATACACAGGCACAAGCAGTAAGCGAACTATGAGCTTTGCCATGTTAGTACAATTTTCGAGTTGTCGAATGGTTGTATAGTCGAGAAAATCAAGAATCATTTCTCGAGCCAAATACAATgcttggaagcaaaaaaataatgcttgGAAAACCGGATTTCTAATgaagagattttattttcatctcactaaaagaaggaaaatacaaattacaattttttataaCTAAAAATACATTTGCTCTTGTAAAAGAGAGATGTGGTGCGCAGCAGCTCCATCACTAATAAAGATAGAGGAGGCATAGAGgagaatgaaattaaattgaaaaaaaaaaacaataacaatataaAGAATAGCtcgaaaaaaaacttaaattaaTATTAGGCAGGCACAGCACAAAATACTTACCAactagagaaagagagcgcgAGAGAGCGTATTGATAAACATGGGTTTTTGAGGAAAGTTTAaaattgggatttttttaaacagttttttgttgttgttggtggtgttgattTTTGCAATCAATCGCATGATAGTGTTTCGTTATTTGTAAGTATTTTTTTGGTAAGGAAGACAAAACATTTGTGGCGTACAATCGTTTAAGACAGACATACGAGTAt encodes the following:
- the LOC126563066 gene encoding peroxisomal membrane protein 2, with translation MSLSKPIYNLLGSYLEQLFEHPLRTKALTSCVIASSANLVSQKLGGAKQVNTDSVLAYGLFGLIFTGPLSHFFYSWLDRITNDSRFKKLLMLLGERALFAPAITALSLYFISRFEYKSHDEAFGNLITQFQSILRGNWKYLTLPVFINFNYIPPMLRVLFANIIGFCWMVVLSTKRRKAEQRRQASQEKGKSS
- the LOC126561341 gene encoding serine/arginine repetitive matrix protein 2, giving the protein MKKKLSPATKFRRRLAAMKKKKTSGTGGGGQSFLNRKLPKEQFFEHDLRYNAEDMPEENVFQVMDPPDSSTNPETEAQTANQLSTRQTDDPFVRPHSSAESQTASDQELEGHHGRGGHSERKIKSAVLVNDAPPKRRRNIEKNMAFGRKKRRTTMLPMFNVMNRNNRKMLLKLQKQLRMQGLCLSSLPVESKDNAERQKLGDLLLNYAGGSNSSSAGIINDGTAGCHCHCACAATKLPTRKATGEIHEPHGRTRSGYLEEAVCITRPTGVQNSRPSRYNPNHAQSATGHCSTQRSNQQSSFARNHSNTVLPCSGKKRSFHHPHRDRESSCSSRSSSSCGASDCPKRHQYREPLTHLVRERREHCNSLQSQHLLPHHIPHNHQHHHHQKFCIRTCTSAAAATRSTASIPICMQAMHSVVSVRETHHIAQAQQEKNAKLREAFGISQYFVEGTSFDQDRKAKEDLAKSEALQKELAEKEKAKEMERANRKRYALVRTPSPEKEGTGAADRNNGSKQRRRDDDEREEGEHETNDEENDDDDGSDGGGGGGKVNSKTASTLHRDKEEKKKKKRKARDVSSSPERKKDKKKKSKKNKKERTKKKHSKKSHRGDDSDTSDSESDSDSKSDASSDSERESSNKRKKKSSKKEKKKKSSKKKKAKSRSPSRNKSPDAVNKKTPLEEQKQPDKRKEDRVIKPSEPRHEERSRRSFDRNVGRRDRSNSRNRTDGRRTRESSRDRCNNNVRRGPYRSDRYEENRFGNNHRGDGNYFNRYRDRDSNRVHDDRPRRSRSRNRRRERSPEHERNDRSHSRSRSRSGSQRRRPNRPVGRGSSVEKSKHNNRRDCTPSKQSELDRNRERDVDRSRDRDRRHDDRDKGRENNRDRERDPVRKRSASPKKKENRSPPRRQREEEDQIAAKKREKSPRRSVDRKSKSNTNAASETKNRKRSASPKAATRHQSDTSSSDKAEKSIRHQQQQQQPSPPKKVHEKQATSSSEEEESDLDYSPARRNPERYSDILERLKPSADANGEEQANKPVKQAASISPRSSKKLDRAVSPVRERSDKNDTVERKAKVRRPSASPQRDRSRSRSKRRRSTASSSPKKKETSGTGSPPDTKKRDKPVATVPPPQPSVKSSEKSSTLSPLPSSKRGKSRSRSPEVRKRRHERQASPSAARTTKAAANERPETRSPERIDSVRKSKAKKSSSTSTSSTTVQQQPVVKLHSPESEQSQSDSDAGERGQQEGKGTHHRDRDDHLDAFLPIYDENREQEKDLTLLKALKHDLAAKAKQSLEKKKSGSEVAGGAAGGSSSSSTIAMKVVGLSAGKAPLEERVGEMRERELLQTKPNQSAQSASASKAESIKQIISTEKSSSGGVGQEEGSSSSSTQMKKDIHEILSTVGACAVANGSEVAASLAKTTILHAVDSILKEKISGTAKEKLPTTTGSKTRPSTRSSRSRSRSRSRSRSHKSRSYSSSSSGSGSSRSRSRSSSSHSRSSTDRGSSRSRSRSSSHSSQSSPRSRTASRSPSIPRRAGSPSFLDRRRITSTSRSPPRSFRTRQDLGRRRHPSRSRSRSSDSSISSRGHSSRSRARSRSLSQRRQRYGDRVGRRSRGDRRSPNRPSAHRSRSSSRSYPRRQDHRADR